In Brachypodium distachyon strain Bd21 chromosome 2, Brachypodium_distachyon_v3.0, whole genome shotgun sequence, one genomic interval encodes:
- the LOC106866035 gene encoding uncharacterized protein LOC106866035: MEDTAYMSDDNDDFHEDNRGDVPYMVDDLARSGRRGEGQPNLYSKLIEEAKKELYEGCSDFTRLSFIIKLLHVKSYNRITNRGFNAILELISAAFPHADIPKSYTAAKSVLQEVGLGYETIHVCKFDCALFWGIYANNTHCPECGTSRWKDTERNKKVPHKVLRYFPIIPRLQRFFVSKEHSANARWHKEKRFPEANIMRHPADGEAWKHFDREFAWFAEDARNIKLGIATDGFNPFGNMSNSYSMWPVFVIPYNFPPWMCMDQSNFMMSLLIPGRKAPGKEFHVFMQPLITDMMKLWGTGVESYDALTEDSFTLHAAFLWSIHDYPGLATLSGRSTRGYYACVHCDENPCSMPLKHKIGYTGHRRFLPTNHRFRKSKDFNGSIETREKPRKFTNDEVLEKLEKVKNFKPGKYPGNKKRKRTQKDEPNWSQKVSLYDLPYWSKLKLPYNIDVMHVEKNICDNILGTILEIQGKNKDTDNARIDLQNLGIREDLHLKPDGKGGMVKRKAEYNLTKENKKRFCEYLANVKFPDGYAANLARCVDLETCKVYGLKTHDCHILLQQVIPAALRGLVRKDIYEAIAELGHFFRQLCSKTLRLDVLHRMKDDIPVILSKLERIFPPAFFDVMVHLAVHLPEEAILRGPVHYGWMYPIERRLGYLKGTVRNRAKPEGSVAEAYVVDECLTYCSRFLTNIETRFNKGDRNKDGKRVASPDELRVFSTAAKGFGKAELKYYDSEYDQLVCVCREELQRKGVIRIEQTLKKEFAAWFEKHIHHLGEQNVSEDLYSLACGPDKRLQVYSACNVNGVRYHTLDREKRRRTQNSGIMVKADDNGAEVVYYGVLKEVLELMYPKNKHGERSIFMFRCDWYDITSKATGLRDDGYFKSLNHKAIRYKNDPFILAYQADQVFYMEDTCLGKDWKVVQTFSHRHSYDVPELETGDLNAEDAYQEDMTSETFTVHDADPLFHTFGRDDEEGTTVDPKIVAGTENNDENYDEDSGTDNDEYDDDAFSDHSSDDEV; the protein is encoded by the exons ATGGAGGATACTGCATATATGTCCGACGACAATGATGACTTTCATGAAGACAATCGAGGTGATGTTCCGTATATGGTAGATGATCTGGCCAGGTCTGGAAGGCGAGGTGAGGGTCAGCCAAATCTCTATTCCAAGCTAATTGAGGAAGCCAAGAAAGAACTTTACGAGGGATGCAGCGACTTCACACGGCTATCATTCATTATTAAGCTCCTCCATGTCAAATCATACAACCGGATTACAAATAGAGGATTCAATGCAATTCTTGAGCTGATCAGTGCGGCGTTTCCACATGCTGACATACCAAAATCATACACGGCGGCCAAGAGTGTTCTTCAGGAAGTTGGGCTTGGTTATGAGACTATTCATGTCTGCAAGTTTGATTGTGCATTATTTTGGGGGATCTATGCCAACAACACCCATTGTCCTGAGTGCGGGACATCAAGATGGAAAGACACggagagaaataaaaaggtaCCTCACAAGGTTCTTAGGTACTTTCCTATAATCCCTAGGCTTCAAAGATTTTTCGTGTCAAAGGAACATTCAGCAAATGCAAGGTGGCACAAGGAGAAGAGGTTTCCTGAGGCAAACATTATGAGACACCCTGCGGATGGTGAAGCCTGGAAGCACTTTGACCGTGAGTTTGCATGGTTTGCTGAAGATGCCCGTAACATTAAGCTTGGTATTGCCACGGACGGATTTAACCCATTTGGAAACATGAGTAATTCATACAGTATGTGGCCTGTTTTTGTAATCCCATATAACTTCCCACCATGGATGTGCATGGACCAATCCAATTTCATGATGTCTTTGCTTATTCCTGGAAGAAAAGCACCTGGAAAGGAGTTCCATGTATTTATGCAGCCGCTGATTACAGATATGATGAAGCTTTGGGGAACCGGTGTGGAATCGTATGATGCATTGACAGAGGATTCATTTACTTTGCATGCTGCATTCTTGTGGTCGATTCATGATTACCCAGGACTGGCCACTTTATCAGGACGTAGCACAAGAGGCTATTATGCATGTGTGCATTGTGATGAGAACCCTTGCTCCATGCCTTTGAAACATAAGATTGGGTATACCGGGCATCGCAGATTTCTGCCTACTAATCATCGTTTCAGAAAAAGCAAAGATTTCAACGGGTCGATTGAGACACGAGAGAAACCTCGAAAGTTCACAAATGATGAAGTGTTGGAAAAGTTAGAGAAAGTTAAGAATTTCAAACCAGGGAAGTATCCAGGAAATAAGAAGAGAAAGCGCACTCAGAAAGACGAACCAAACTGGAGTCAGAAGGTGAGCTTATATGATCTGCCATATTggtcaaaactgaaattaccATACAACATTGATGTAATGCACGTTGAGAAGAACATATGTGACAATATACTTGGGACTATATTGGAGATTCAGGGAAAGAATAAGGATACAGATAATGCCAGGATAGATTTGCAAAACTTAGGAATCAGGGAAGACTTGCACTTGAAACCTGATGGAAAGGGTGGGATGGTGAAGAGAAAAGCAGAGTATAATCTTACcaaggaaaacaagaaaagattCTGCGAGTATTTAGCTAATGTGAAATTTCCAGATGGGTATGCTGCTAATCTAGCCAGATGTGTGGATCTTGAAACATGTAAAGTGTATGGGTTGAAGACCCATGACTGCCACATATTACTGCAACAAGTAATACCTGCTGCACTCAGAGGGCTTGTGAGGAAAGACATATATGAGGCCATTGCTGAACTGGGACATTTTTTCAGACAGTTGTGCTCTAAAACTCTTAGACTTGATGTGCTTCATCGGATGAAGGATGATATTCCTGTAATTCTTAGCAAGCTTGAGAGGATTTTTCCACCCGCCTTCTTTGATGTCATGGTCCATTTAGCTGTTCACCTACCCGAAGAGGCGATTCTGAGGGGGCCCGTGCATTATGGATGGATGTATCCAATAGAAAGAAGGCTTGGGTACCTAAAGGGAACTGTTCGTAACAGAGCAAAGCCAGAAGGGTCAGTTGCAGAGGCATATGTGGTTGATGAGTGCTTGACTTACTGCTCTAGATTTCTAACTAATATTGAGACAAGATTTAACAAAGGAGATAGGAACAAGGATGGGAAGAGGGTTGCTTCTCCTGATGAGTTGAGAGTTTTTTCAACTGCTGCAAAAGGTTTTGGGAAGGCCGAACTCAAATATTATGACAGTGAGTACGATCAGCTGGTTTG tgtTTGTCGTGAAGAATTACAAAGGAAAGGTGTGATTAGAATTGAGCAAACACTTAAGAAGGAATTCGCAGCATGGTTTGAGAAGCAT ATTCATCATTTAGGAGAGCAGAATGTTTCAGAGGATCTGTACTCACTAGCATGTGGCCCAGACAAGCGTTTACAAGTGTATTCTGCCTGCAACGTGAATGGTGTTCGGTACCACACTCTGGAtcgtgagaagaggagaagaactCAAAATTCAGGCATCATGGTGAAGGCAGATGACAATGGCGCAGAGGTTGTGTACTATGGTGTTTTGAAAGAAGTTCTTGAGTTGATGTACCCGAAAAACAAGCATGGAGAAAGGTCAATCTTCATGTTTCGTTGTGATTGGTATGATATTACAAGCAAGGCGACCGGGTTGAGAGATGATGGGTACTTCAAAAGTCTGAATCATAAGGCAATTCGGTACAAGAATGATCCCTTCATATTGGCTTATCAAGCAGATCAAGTGTTTTACATGGAGGACACATGTCTTGGAAAAGACTGGAAAGTGGTGCAGACTTTCAGTCATAGACATTCGTATGATGTTCCTGAATTAGAGACAGGTGACCTCAATGCTGAAGATGCATACCAAGAAGATATGACATCGGAAACTTTCACTGTGCACGATGCTGATCCGTTGTTTCACACTTTTGGCCGTGATGATGAAGAAGGCACGACTGTTGATCCTAAAATTGTTGCGGGGACTGAGAATAATGATGAGAACTATGACGAAGATAGTGGTACTGACAATGATGAATATGATGACGATGCGTTCAGTGATCATTCAAGTGATGATGAAGTTTAG